From Myxococcales bacterium, a single genomic window includes:
- a CDS encoding DUF1554 domain-containing protein — MREGRIFGFLVIFFAVLAMASCGGSETPPSEAVSVNTLDGRTNIAVNSVFRYTFDIPIDESTVTEDSYFIVPIPRLAQVLKADIDPALCDPANALGASLNCNTLKTCDLTPEENLDGDAQYAICLTDDIYYLLGRSFTGFMARFTTAAATVQYQVTPSGDDNIDTLNPSEAQTVNSGESVEFTVTAKDGYTVYDSVGRTCPAGSWEGNLYTTGPITEDCTVEFAAEFTANYQKIFVTNSGNTGKFAGDPNFAISNADAFCMNDSNYPGNGVYKAMIVNGVTRNACTSSNCETNGTTEHIDWVLLPDTTYVRADLTKVIGRTTDKGIFNFNIAELTNAFSDITEEIETWTGLDDEWRTVTGYTCQDWTEDDANRTGYIGLCNSKDGEAIAAFEQSCDRDNVKIVCVEQIN, encoded by the coding sequence ATGCGGGAAGGAAGAATATTCGGTTTTCTTGTCATCTTTTTTGCAGTGCTTGCCATGGCTTCCTGCGGAGGGAGCGAGACGCCTCCGTCTGAGGCGGTCTCGGTCAACACGCTCGACGGGAGGACCAATATCGCCGTCAATAGCGTCTTTCGCTACACATTTGACATACCGATAGACGAGTCAACAGTGACCGAAGATAGCTACTTCATCGTGCCGATTCCCCGTCTTGCACAGGTCCTCAAGGCCGATATCGACCCCGCGCTCTGCGATCCCGCGAACGCCCTTGGAGCATCGCTTAACTGCAACACGCTGAAGACCTGCGACCTGACGCCCGAGGAGAATCTCGACGGCGACGCGCAGTACGCGATATGCCTCACAGATGACATTTACTACCTCTTAGGCAGGTCTTTCACGGGTTTCATGGCGAGATTCACGACCGCCGCGGCGACAGTCCAATATCAGGTGACCCCTTCCGGCGACGATAACATCGACACCCTCAATCCCAGTGAAGCCCAGACCGTCAACTCTGGTGAGAGCGTCGAGTTCACAGTAACTGCAAAAGACGGCTATACCGTCTATGACTCCGTGGGCAGAACATGTCCCGCAGGAAGTTGGGAAGGCAATCTCTACACAACAGGCCCTATCACTGAAGACTGTACCGTTGAGTTTGCCGCTGAATTTACAGCCAATTACCAGAAGATCTTCGTGACGAACAGCGGCAACACTGGAAAATTTGCAGGGGATCCGAACTTTGCCATATCAAACGCAGATGCCTTCTGCATGAATGACAGCAACTACCCGGGCAACGGTGTATACAAAGCCATGATCGTTAACGGAGTTACTCGTAACGCGTGTACTTCCAGCAATTGCGAGACAAATGGTACAACCGAACACATCGATTGGGTTTTGCTGCCCGATACCACGTATGTGCGGGCGGATCTTACAAAGGTCATCGGCAGGACTACAGACAAGGGAATTTTTAACTTCAACATCGCTGAACTCACTAATGCTTTCTCGGATATAACCGAGGAGATTGAGACATGGACAGGGCTCGATGATGAATGGAGGACCGTCACCGGTTATACCTGTCAGGATTGGACGGAGGATGATGCTAATCGTACTGGTTATATAGGCCTTTGCAATTCTAAGGACGGAGAAGCAATTGCCGCTTTTGAGCAGAGCTGCGACAGGGACAATGTGAAGATCGTATGCGTTGAACAGATTAACTGA